A genomic stretch from Mesoplodon densirostris isolate mMesDen1 chromosome 3, mMesDen1 primary haplotype, whole genome shotgun sequence includes:
- the HNRNPAB gene encoding heterogeneous nuclear ribonucleoprotein A/B isoform X2: protein MSEAGEEQPMETTGATENGHEAAPEGESPAGTGAGTGIAAGAGGGSVAPQAGNQNGAEGDQINASKNEEDAGKMFVGGLSWDTSKKDLKDYFTKFGEVVDCTIKMDPNTGRSRGFGFILFKDAASVEKVLDQKEHRLDGRVIDPKKAMAMKKDPVKKIFVGGLNPEATEEKIREYFGEFGEIEAIELPMDPKSNKRRGFVFITFKEEEPVKKVLEKKFHTISGSKCEIKVAQPKEVYQQQQYGSGGRGNRSRGNRGSGGGGGSGGGQGSTNYGKSQRRGGHQNNYKPY from the exons ATGTCGGAAGCGGGTGAGGAGCAGCCCATGGAGACGACGGGCGCCACCGAGAACGGACACGAGGCCGCCCCCGAAGGCGAGTCGCCGGCCGGGACTGGTGCTGGCACCGGGATTGCGGCTGGCGCCGGAGGCGGGAGCGTGGCGCCCCAGGCCGGCAACCAGAATGGCGCCGAGGGTGACCAGATAAACGCCAGCAAGAACGAGGAGGACGCGGG AAAAATGTTCGTTGGTGGCCTGAGCTGGGATACCAGCAAAAAGGACCTAAAGGATTATTTTACCAAATTTGGAGAGGTTGTTGACTGTACAATAAAAATGGATCCCAACACTGGCCGGTCAAGAGGGTTTGGGTTTATCCTCTTCAAAGATGCAGCCAGCGTGGAGAAG GTTCTAGACCAGAAGGAGCACAGGCTGGATGGCCGTGTCATTGACCCCAAAAAAGCCATGGCCATGAAGAAAGACCCAGTAAAGAAAATTTTTGTGGGGGGTCTGAATCCTGAAGCCACTGAGGAGAAGATCAGGGAGTACTTCGGCGAGTTTGGGGAG ATTGAAGCCATTGAGCTTCCAATGGATCCAAAGTCGAACAAAAGACGAGGCTTTGTTTTTATcacctttaaagaagaggaacCTGTGAAGAAAGTTCTGGAGAAAAAGTTCCACACCATCAGTGGAAGTAAG TGTGAAATCAAGGTGGCTCAGCCCAAAGAGGTTTATCAACAGCAGCAGTATGGCTCTGGGGGCCGTGGGAATCGCAGCCGAGGGAACCGAGGCAGCGGTGGTGGCGGCGGAAGTGGAGGAG GTCAGGGTAGTACAAATTACGGGAAGAGCCAGCGACGCGGTGGCCATCAGAATAACTACAAGCCATACTGA
- the HNRNPAB gene encoding heterogeneous nuclear ribonucleoprotein A/B isoform X1, producing the protein MSEAGEEQPMETTGATENGHEAAPEGESPAGTGAGTGIAAGAGGGSVAPQAGNQNGAEGDQINASKNEEDAGKMFVGGLSWDTSKKDLKDYFTKFGEVVDCTIKMDPNTGRSRGFGFILFKDAASVEKVLDQKEHRLDGRVIDPKKAMAMKKDPVKKIFVGGLNPEATEEKIREYFGEFGEIEAIELPMDPKSNKRRGFVFITFKEEEPVKKVLEKKFHTISGSKCEIKVAQPKEVYQQQQYGSGGRGNRSRGNRGSGGGGGSGGGQSQSWNQGYGSYWNQGYGYQQGYGPGYGGYDYSPYGYYGYGPGYDYSQGSTNYGKSQRRGGHQNNYKPY; encoded by the exons ATGTCGGAAGCGGGTGAGGAGCAGCCCATGGAGACGACGGGCGCCACCGAGAACGGACACGAGGCCGCCCCCGAAGGCGAGTCGCCGGCCGGGACTGGTGCTGGCACCGGGATTGCGGCTGGCGCCGGAGGCGGGAGCGTGGCGCCCCAGGCCGGCAACCAGAATGGCGCCGAGGGTGACCAGATAAACGCCAGCAAGAACGAGGAGGACGCGGG AAAAATGTTCGTTGGTGGCCTGAGCTGGGATACCAGCAAAAAGGACCTAAAGGATTATTTTACCAAATTTGGAGAGGTTGTTGACTGTACAATAAAAATGGATCCCAACACTGGCCGGTCAAGAGGGTTTGGGTTTATCCTCTTCAAAGATGCAGCCAGCGTGGAGAAG GTTCTAGACCAGAAGGAGCACAGGCTGGATGGCCGTGTCATTGACCCCAAAAAAGCCATGGCCATGAAGAAAGACCCAGTAAAGAAAATTTTTGTGGGGGGTCTGAATCCTGAAGCCACTGAGGAGAAGATCAGGGAGTACTTCGGCGAGTTTGGGGAG ATTGAAGCCATTGAGCTTCCAATGGATCCAAAGTCGAACAAAAGACGAGGCTTTGTTTTTATcacctttaaagaagaggaacCTGTGAAGAAAGTTCTGGAGAAAAAGTTCCACACCATCAGTGGAAGTAAG TGTGAAATCAAGGTGGCTCAGCCCAAAGAGGTTTATCAACAGCAGCAGTATGGCTCTGGGGGCCGTGGGAATCGCAGCCGAGGGAACCGAGGCAGCGGTGGTGGCGGCGGAAGTGGAGGAG GTCAGAGTCAGAGTTGGAATCAGGGCTACGGCAGCTACTGGAACCAGGGCTACGGCTACCAGCAGGGCTACGGGCCCGGCTATGGCGGCTACGACTACTCGCCTTATGGTTATTACGGCTACGGCCCCGGCTACGACTACA GTCAGGGTAGTACAAATTACGGGAAGAGCCAGCGACGCGGTGGCCATCAGAATAACTACAAGCCATACTGA